A DNA window from Planctomycetota bacterium contains the following coding sequences:
- a CDS encoding FliH/SctL family protein, producing MPVLKATPASSPDVRPLRSFSMTDIEGEAAALLQGAKARAVAIADQARADAARARETAYEAGYLEGKEAGHADGHREGTAEGKAEAYASERERLSELHTLLKESLKEFNAERASLAARAGGEVPHLAVAIAERIVKRAGAFDPNVCIANATAALRLVMRAHDVKLNVHPADFNLVKSLLPEINEKWPALTHVELVEDNNIQRGGCRVYTQGGLIDADLQTQLDRIASDLIPDE from the coding sequence ATGCCCGTCCTAAAGGCCACGCCCGCTTCCTCGCCGGATGTTCGGCCGTTGCGGTCGTTCTCGATGACGGATATCGAGGGCGAGGCCGCTGCGCTTCTGCAAGGGGCCAAAGCTCGGGCAGTCGCCATCGCCGACCAGGCTCGCGCTGATGCCGCTCGGGCACGCGAGACCGCGTACGAAGCCGGCTACCTCGAAGGCAAAGAAGCCGGCCACGCCGACGGCCATCGCGAAGGCACCGCCGAAGGTAAGGCCGAGGCTTACGCGTCGGAGAGGGAACGGCTGAGCGAGCTGCACACGCTGCTCAAGGAGTCGCTCAAGGAGTTCAACGCCGAACGCGCCTCGCTGGCCGCGCGTGCCGGCGGCGAGGTGCCGCACCTGGCCGTCGCAATCGCCGAGCGCATCGTCAAGCGCGCCGGTGCGTTCGATCCGAACGTCTGCATCGCCAACGCGACCGCCGCGCTGCGACTCGTGATGCGCGCCCACGACGTGAAGCTAAACGTCCACCCGGCCGACTTCAACCTCGTCAAGTCGCTTTTGCCGGAAATCAACGAAAAGTGGCCGGCCCTGACGCACGTCGAGCTGGTCGAGGACAACAACATTCAGCGTGGCGGCTGCCGGGTCTACACGCAGGGCGGGCTCATCGACGCCGACCTGCAGACGCAGCTGGACCGCATCGCGTCTGACCTCATTCCCGACGAGTAA
- the fliG gene encoding flagellar motor switch protein FliG has protein sequence MAATATTPDTLALGEAAEAGEVVDSVDNVSGLRKAAVLILGLSEQEAAEVLRRLPSDAVEQVCREIADLGSVAAPVRKAVFGEFYQLALANSYIAEGGLDYTKRLLQASLGEDAERVIKQVTQQVQTSPFSFLQKAESSNLMAFIQDEHPQTIALILAHLPPAKASEILGGLLPQKQVEVVKRVANMETTNPEVIKEVEKGLEHRLSDIVSQSFEKTGGVDSVAEILNLADRTTEKAIMEGLEADDPELVEGIRRLMFVFEDILLVNDKGIQQVLKDVDNDTLSLSLKTASENLKEKIFRNMSERAAKLVKEDMQFMGPVRVTDVEQAQQKIVDIVRRLEDAGDIVIEGRGGDKDMLV, from the coding sequence ATGGCAGCCACCGCGACAACTCCCGACACGCTTGCCCTGGGCGAGGCGGCAGAAGCCGGCGAGGTCGTCGACAGCGTGGACAACGTCTCGGGCCTGCGCAAAGCCGCCGTGCTGATCCTTGGCCTCAGCGAGCAGGAGGCGGCCGAGGTTCTGCGTCGGTTGCCGTCGGACGCCGTCGAGCAGGTCTGCCGAGAAATCGCCGACTTGGGCAGCGTCGCGGCGCCGGTTCGCAAGGCGGTTTTCGGTGAGTTCTACCAACTCGCGCTCGCCAACAGCTACATCGCCGAGGGTGGGCTCGACTACACCAAGCGGCTTCTCCAGGCCAGCCTCGGCGAGGATGCCGAGCGCGTCATCAAGCAAGTCACGCAGCAGGTCCAGACCTCGCCCTTCAGCTTCCTGCAGAAGGCGGAGAGCTCGAACCTGATGGCGTTCATCCAGGACGAGCACCCGCAGACCATCGCCCTCATCCTCGCCCACCTTCCGCCCGCTAAGGCCTCCGAAATCCTCGGCGGTTTGCTCCCGCAGAAGCAGGTTGAAGTCGTGAAGCGCGTCGCCAACATGGAGACGACCAACCCCGAGGTCATCAAGGAAGTCGAGAAGGGCCTGGAACACCGACTCAGCGACATCGTCTCGCAGAGCTTCGAAAAGACCGGCGGCGTCGACAGCGTCGCGGAGATTCTCAACCTCGCCGACCGCACGACGGAAAAGGCGATCATGGAAGGCCTCGAAGCCGACGACCCGGAACTGGTCGAAGGCATCCGCCGGCTCATGTTCGTCTTCGAGGACATTCTGCTCGTCAACGACAAGGGCATCCAACAGGTGCTCAAGGACGTCGACAACGACACGCTCAGCCTGTCGCTCAAGACTGCCAGCGAAAACCTCAAGGAGAAGATCTTCCGCAACATGTCCGAACGCGCAGCCAAGCTGGTCAAGGAGGACATGCAGTTCATGGGCCCGGTCCGCGTCACCGACGTCGAGCAGGCTCAGCAGAAGATCGTCGACATCGTCCGCCGACTCGAAGACGCCGGCGACATCGTCATCGAAGGTCGCGGCGGCGATAAGGACATGCTCGTCTGA
- a CDS encoding flagellar M-ring protein FliF C-terminal domain-containing protein, which yields MDRLKQQFQEIQQQLAGLNASQRMLALSLVAIVAVTVIWWTGQAATGERVRLLEQSLSPEQLGEIRQTLSRNDIEAVVEGDRIMVLATHRDEAMSLLALERKLPGDLTRHFDKAIGRIGSFDPHKKIDLTILTARQDELAANISRWPGVRNAKVHVSEKYKKQIGGDILPTAGVTLQTTGGVDQPRQLAEAASHYVAAGFAMLDAQNVEVIIDGRHISVTHEDSVAGGGNSLLELQAAAERHWETKLLTVLSHIPGLRATVSVSVQNDTRRTVTEQIDPDSKVVIPLQTREESDVEEGGSDDWGQAGLLPNTALSVDSGANTGDSRQKRVTEETNLVEVGRTREERFSRGGQTVPTSCTVSLPLSYVRTEWARRSGSSGDVEPTPEQLRDYENVVREEITRAAGSLLGTVEDGRITVVTYADEGLLIGDPTVGIATSEAAAGPLANVSGYVDQFGRPAAVIGLAVAALVLVSSLARRSPAQATSQSLGAFSPADFAALSPKRPTNPEDEIADAGAADALLVGQEIAEEQLQAGQMVDQVQTLVKENPEAAAGLIKRWISAS from the coding sequence ATGGATCGCCTCAAACAACAGTTCCAGGAAATCCAGCAGCAGCTCGCCGGCCTTAATGCCAGCCAGCGGATGCTTGCGCTGAGCCTCGTCGCCATCGTGGCCGTCACCGTCATCTGGTGGACCGGCCAGGCAGCGACGGGCGAACGCGTGCGCCTTCTGGAACAGTCGCTCTCCCCCGAGCAACTCGGCGAGATTCGCCAGACGCTCTCCCGCAACGACATCGAGGCCGTCGTCGAGGGCGACCGCATCATGGTGCTCGCCACGCACCGCGACGAAGCGATGAGCCTCCTCGCCCTGGAGCGCAAGCTGCCCGGCGACCTGACGCGTCACTTCGACAAGGCCATCGGACGCATCGGCAGCTTCGACCCGCACAAGAAGATCGACCTCACGATCCTCACCGCACGCCAGGACGAACTCGCCGCCAACATCAGCCGCTGGCCCGGCGTCCGCAACGCCAAGGTTCACGTCAGCGAGAAGTACAAGAAGCAAATCGGCGGAGACATTCTGCCGACCGCAGGCGTCACGCTCCAGACGACGGGCGGCGTCGATCAGCCACGCCAACTCGCCGAAGCTGCCAGCCACTACGTCGCCGCCGGCTTTGCGATGCTCGACGCTCAGAACGTCGAAGTCATCATCGACGGCCGGCACATCAGCGTGACCCACGAAGACTCCGTCGCCGGCGGCGGCAACAGCTTGCTCGAGCTGCAAGCCGCCGCCGAGCGACACTGGGAAACCAAGCTGCTCACCGTGCTCTCGCACATTCCCGGCCTCCGCGCCACGGTCAGCGTGAGCGTGCAGAACGACACGCGACGCACCGTCACCGAGCAGATCGACCCCGACTCGAAAGTCGTCATTCCCCTGCAAACCCGCGAAGAGAGCGACGTCGAAGAGGGCGGCAGCGACGACTGGGGTCAGGCCGGCCTGCTGCCGAACACGGCGCTCTCAGTCGACTCCGGAGCCAACACGGGCGACTCGCGACAGAAGCGCGTCACCGAAGAAACCAACCTCGTCGAAGTCGGCCGAACCCGCGAAGAGCGGTTCAGCCGCGGCGGTCAGACGGTGCCGACCAGCTGCACCGTCTCACTCCCGCTGAGCTACGTCCGTACCGAATGGGCCAGGCGTTCCGGCTCGTCCGGCGACGTCGAGCCGACGCCCGAGCAGCTTCGTGACTACGAGAACGTCGTCCGCGAAGAGATCACCCGAGCCGCCGGCTCGCTGCTGGGCACCGTCGAGGACGGCCGCATCACCGTCGTCACCTATGCCGACGAAGGACTTTTGATCGGCGACCCGACCGTCGGCATCGCCACCAGCGAAGCCGCTGCCGGTCCGCTCGCCAACGTGTCGGGCTACGTCGACCAGTTCGGCCGACCCGCCGCCGTGATCGGGCTCGCGGTTGCGGCGCTGGTGCTCGTCTCGTCGCTGGCCCGTCGCAGCCCGGCACAGGCGACGTCGCAATCGCTCGGAGCCTTCAGCCCGGCGGACTTCGCGGCGCTCTCACCGAAGCGGCCAACGAACCCCGAGGACGAAATCGCCGACGCCGGCGCAGCCGACGCGTTGCTGGTCGGCCAAGAGATCGCCGAGGAGCAGCTCCAGGCCGGCCAGATGGTCGACCAGGTTCAGACCCTCGTCAAAGAGAACCCCGAAGCGGCCGCCGGTCTGATCAAGCGCTGGATCAGCGCGAGCTGA
- a CDS encoding flagellar hook-basal body complex protein FliE, giving the protein MTNTISPAFSSPVASPAMPASSSADGFGAMLDSAKGFVSQVNDMQHAAADASTRLALGETDDMVGTLATVEKADLAFKTLLAVRSKLMAAFDEIRNMPV; this is encoded by the coding sequence ATGACCAACACCATTTCTCCCGCATTCTCTTCACCGGTCGCAAGCCCTGCGATGCCGGCGTCGTCGTCGGCCGACGGATTCGGCGCGATGCTCGACTCGGCCAAAGGGTTCGTGTCGCAGGTGAACGACATGCAGCACGCCGCGGCTGATGCGTCGACGAGGCTCGCCCTGGGCGAGACCGACGACATGGTCGGCACGCTGGCCACAGTCGAGAAGGCAGACCTTGCCTTCAAGACGCTGCTCGCCGTCCGCTCCAAGCTGATGGCCGCCTTCGACGAGATTCGGAACATGCCGGTCTAA
- the flgC gene encoding flagellar basal body rod protein FlgC encodes MFSTFDMTTAGLRAQRTRMDTIAGNVLNAETTRNSRGEAEPYRRRFAVLAPGSAENPKAAGVHVKEIAADQSAFTQRFEPNHPDANPDTGLVAYPNIDMATEQVNLLEASRAYEAAVSLMQTTKSMFNSSLRMIA; translated from the coding sequence ATGTTCTCCACCTTCGACATGACCACCGCCGGGCTCCGTGCACAACGGACGCGGATGGACACGATCGCCGGCAACGTGCTCAATGCCGAGACCACGCGCAACAGTCGCGGCGAGGCCGAGCCGTACCGACGCCGTTTCGCTGTTCTGGCACCTGGGTCGGCGGAGAATCCGAAGGCAGCCGGCGTGCACGTGAAGGAGATCGCCGCCGATCAGAGCGCCTTCACGCAGCGGTTCGAACCGAACCATCCCGACGCCAATCCGGACACCGGACTCGTCGCGTACCCGAATATCGACATGGCCACCGAGCAGGTGAATCTGCTTGAAGCCAGCCGCGCCTATGAAGCGGCCGTTTCCCTTATGCAGACGACCAAAAGCATGTTCAACAGTTCACTTCGCATGATCGCCTGA
- a CDS encoding flagellar basal body protein yields MIDRLINQSAAGTLVQAASFYARRQHVIADNIVNVSTPGYRQKDLDESSFRSELQRRLDNADRSGAADLSGVAASTPSTTAPGGVMFHDGNNRSIEQLMGDQAKNALRHNLSVELLRKNFAGFHQALRERVA; encoded by the coding sequence ATGATCGACCGCCTGATCAACCAATCTGCCGCCGGCACGCTCGTGCAAGCCGCCAGCTTCTACGCCCGCCGGCAGCACGTCATCGCCGACAACATCGTCAACGTCTCCACGCCGGGCTACCGGCAGAAGGACCTGGACGAGAGCAGCTTCCGCAGCGAACTGCAGCGACGCCTCGACAACGCCGACCGCAGCGGCGCGGCCGACCTCTCAGGCGTCGCAGCTTCGACACCGAGCACCACCGCCCCGGGTGGCGTGATGTTCCACGACGGCAACAACCGGTCGATCGAACAGCTCATGGGCGACCAGGCCAAGAACGCCCTTCGCCACAACCTGAGCGTCGAACTGCTCCGCAAGAACTTCGCCGGCTTCCACCAAGCCCTTCGCGAACGCGTCGCGTGA
- a CDS encoding tetratricopeptide repeat protein, whose product MPLLLVSLALFALAAYLLVDPNPTPVFAEMIARAERDVRQERYDAAVGRLNDLLVLEPGPADEARARVLLAEALDLDARRSRSSDMPATHRRILREQRLALERGLPDTPVIADRDARALESLGRVETAMERWRTAARMADELGDPASAAPMRRSNAEMLVHHGRTAAAVRELRDLLETPGLEDDERAWALGELARVRVDEDRPDEAMPLLAEALALSPDERIRGQVNFRLGYAAYRLNDRDGARSYLMRAREQLGSGHDLDAEACYLLGKISQDQLAMLEGEPAMAAAREAASYYEIVLRDHPGSRTAPKARMGRAVCRLVTGDVLGGSSDLKLAAADVHEKESLAPFRDELADSLRRASRVLMMRTPLSDEAESTSPYALALELMALEQRAIVADEGELKPDFFSRLAQAFEAEGDRLWPGDGDSEQAVSARKRSRELWVRAGDAHIARSRALTLVDDAAYGDAMWRGVSLYERAADLEELIAALDLFVTERPEDPITPDALLRLGRAQQASGYKTKAAETFVQLRDQHPQALAAAEAAVPLAQIYASQGKDRWHLAENTLRGVLENNPVLGPKSRVFREATWELGRLYYGMGRWGEALARFEEYANRYGDDETRKAKLLFLRADCFRQAAAELAASAQEAEVEATLAASTAPEGRQSPSARDKRRSAVEDQRLRARYLAEARRLFEAAVTAYEAGTMPESDVARNLAETYERLAWFYRADCLFDLGRYEEAVDLYEQAAFRYQDDPSALSAYVQIVNSYVALNRPAEAKTANERAKWLLRRIPPERFRDGTIALDRKQWQTWLDWSGESGLF is encoded by the coding sequence ATGCCACTGCTGCTGGTCTCGCTGGCGCTTTTCGCACTCGCGGCGTATCTGCTGGTCGACCCCAACCCGACGCCCGTCTTCGCCGAGATGATCGCCCGGGCCGAACGCGACGTTCGGCAGGAGCGGTACGACGCGGCTGTCGGTCGGCTGAACGATCTTCTGGTGCTCGAACCGGGTCCGGCCGACGAGGCGCGTGCCCGAGTCCTGCTCGCAGAAGCGCTCGATCTGGACGCGCGTCGCAGTCGCAGCAGCGACATGCCGGCCACGCATCGTCGAATCCTTCGGGAGCAACGCCTCGCGCTCGAACGCGGTCTGCCCGACACGCCGGTCATCGCCGATCGCGACGCACGGGCCCTCGAATCCCTCGGCCGGGTCGAGACCGCGATGGAGCGTTGGCGCACCGCGGCACGCATGGCCGACGAGCTGGGCGACCCGGCGTCGGCGGCGCCGATGCGACGCAGCAATGCCGAGATGCTCGTCCACCACGGCCGAACCGCCGCGGCCGTTCGCGAGCTGCGCGACCTGCTCGAAACGCCCGGCCTCGAAGACGACGAGCGTGCCTGGGCGCTGGGCGAGCTGGCCCGCGTCCGCGTCGACGAGGACCGACCCGACGAAGCGATGCCGCTCTTGGCCGAGGCGCTGGCGCTCTCGCCCGACGAACGCATTCGCGGCCAGGTCAACTTCCGCCTCGGCTACGCGGCGTACCGACTCAACGACCGTGACGGTGCTCGCTCGTACCTCATGCGGGCTCGCGAACAGCTCGGTTCCGGCCACGACCTTGACGCCGAGGCGTGCTATCTGCTGGGCAAAATCAGCCAGGATCAGCTCGCCATGCTCGAAGGCGAACCGGCGATGGCGGCCGCGCGGGAGGCGGCGAGCTACTACGAAATCGTTCTTCGCGACCACCCCGGCAGTCGAACCGCACCCAAAGCCCGCATGGGTCGGGCCGTGTGTCGGTTGGTGACGGGCGACGTCCTGGGCGGCTCGTCCGACCTGAAGCTGGCGGCGGCGGACGTGCACGAAAAGGAGTCGCTGGCCCCTTTCCGCGACGAGCTTGCCGACAGCCTTCGACGGGCGAGTCGCGTTCTCATGATGCGGACGCCGCTCAGCGATGAGGCGGAGAGCACTTCGCCCTACGCGCTGGCGCTGGAACTCATGGCGCTGGAGCAGCGGGCAATCGTCGCCGACGAGGGAGAACTGAAGCCCGACTTCTTCAGCCGACTCGCCCAGGCGTTCGAGGCCGAGGGCGATCGCCTTTGGCCTGGCGACGGCGACTCGGAGCAGGCCGTGTCGGCACGCAAGCGGTCGCGCGAACTCTGGGTCCGTGCGGGCGACGCGCACATCGCGCGAAGCCGCGCGCTCACGCTCGTGGACGATGCCGCGTACGGCGACGCGATGTGGCGCGGTGTGAGTCTCTACGAACGCGCGGCCGACCTCGAAGAGCTCATCGCCGCACTCGATCTGTTCGTGACGGAGCGACCCGAAGACCCGATCACGCCCGATGCTCTGCTGCGGCTGGGACGAGCCCAGCAAGCGTCGGGCTACAAGACCAAGGCGGCCGAGACGTTCGTCCAGCTGCGCGATCAGCACCCGCAAGCCCTCGCCGCCGCCGAGGCTGCGGTGCCGCTGGCACAGATCTACGCCAGTCAGGGCAAAGACCGCTGGCACCTGGCGGAAAACACGCTTCGCGGCGTCCTTGAGAACAACCCCGTGCTCGGCCCGAAGTCGCGCGTCTTCCGCGAGGCGACGTGGGAGCTCGGCCGGCTCTACTACGGCATGGGTCGCTGGGGCGAAGCGCTCGCGCGGTTCGAGGAGTACGCCAATCGCTACGGCGACGACGAGACGCGCAAGGCCAAGCTGCTCTTCCTGCGAGCCGACTGCTTCCGACAAGCCGCCGCGGAGTTGGCAGCTTCAGCCCAGGAGGCGGAGGTCGAGGCCACGCTTGCCGCGTCGACCGCACCCGAAGGTCGGCAATCGCCCAGCGCCCGAGACAAGCGTCGATCGGCCGTCGAGGATCAGCGTCTTCGAGCCCGCTACCTCGCCGAAGCCCGGCGTCTCTTTGAGGCAGCGGTGACGGCGTATGAGGCGGGCACGATGCCGGAGTCGGACGTGGCCCGCAATCTCGCCGAGACGTACGAGCGGCTCGCGTGGTTCTACCGGGCCGACTGCCTGTTCGACCTCGGCCGGTACGAGGAGGCCGTCGACCTTTATGAACAGGCGGCGTTCCGCTACCAGGACGACCCGTCAGCGTTGTCGGCGTACGTGCAGATCGTCAACAGCTATGTCGCCCTCAACCGCCCGGCCGAGGCCAAGACGGCCAACGAGCGAGCGAAGTGGTTGCTGCGTCGTATTCCGCCCGAGCGTTTTCGCGACGGCACGATCGCGCTCGACCGCAAGCAGTGGCAGACCTGGCTCGACTGGTCGGGCGAATCCGGACTTTTCTAG